A single genomic interval of Zobellia nedashkovskayae harbors:
- a CDS encoding DUF72 domain-containing protein, whose product MKFGKVEHPELVDFTLPKDHNDTVGVLAGVDKNQPVSISIGCAKWNRQDLKNFYPRGTKDELVYYSSQFNSIELNATFYRIFPGEQYEKWYDKTPEGFKFFPKISRDISHLRRLNEASLPIVDRYLDVTSNLKEKLGTIFLQMHDNFDPKNWDRVVRFVEYWPKEFPLAMEFRHTDWFNDEKVSQELYHLLQENNIANIVVDTAGRRDMLHMRLTNNEAFVRYVGANHVSDYDRLDDWIDRLDGWKEQGLRNIHFFVHQNMELESPLISAQFIDKLNKKWNTDLQIPKTLQDSTGKLF is encoded by the coding sequence ATGAAATTTGGAAAAGTAGAACACCCAGAATTAGTAGATTTTACCTTGCCTAAGGACCATAATGATACTGTGGGGGTGTTAGCTGGTGTTGATAAAAATCAACCTGTTAGTATATCTATAGGCTGCGCCAAATGGAATCGTCAAGATTTAAAGAACTTTTATCCTCGTGGCACAAAAGATGAGCTCGTTTATTACAGTTCTCAGTTTAACAGTATAGAATTGAATGCTACGTTTTATCGAATCTTTCCTGGAGAACAATATGAGAAATGGTATGATAAGACGCCAGAAGGCTTCAAATTTTTTCCAAAGATATCTAGAGACATCAGCCATTTGAGGCGCTTAAATGAAGCCTCATTGCCTATAGTTGATAGATATTTAGATGTCACCTCAAACCTTAAAGAGAAGTTGGGAACAATTTTCTTGCAAATGCATGATAACTTTGACCCTAAGAATTGGGACAGGGTAGTGCGCTTTGTAGAATATTGGCCTAAAGAATTTCCTTTGGCTATGGAGTTTAGGCATACGGATTGGTTTAATGATGAAAAGGTAAGTCAGGAATTGTATCACCTTTTACAAGAAAACAACATTGCCAATATTGTTGTAGACACCGCAGGTCGTAGAGATATGTTGCATATGCGTCTCACTAATAATGAGGCTTTTGTGCGCTATGTAGGAGCAAATCATGTAAGCGATTATGACCGTTTAGATGATTGGATCGATAGACTTGATGGTTGGAAAGAACAAGGTTTGCGAAACATTCATTTCTTTGTTCATCAAAATATGGAATTGGAGTCTCCTTTAATTTCCGCTCAATTTATTGACAAATTGAATAAAAAATGGAATACTGACCTTCAAATTCCAAAAACATTGCAAGATTCTACCGGTAAACTGTTTTAA
- a CDS encoding acyl-CoA thioesterase, whose protein sequence is MRFHSRKWVKPGDLNANETLFGGRVLAWIDEEAALYSIIQLESKKVVTKYMSEINFMSSAVKGDIVEIGIEVVKFGKSSLTLNCEVRNKMTHETIVTVDNIIMVNLGENGKPKPHGKTKIEYVVDRLAQED, encoded by the coding sequence ATGAGATTCCATTCTAGAAAATGGGTTAAACCCGGAGATTTAAATGCTAACGAAACCTTATTTGGTGGTCGCGTATTGGCTTGGATAGACGAAGAAGCTGCTTTGTACAGCATTATTCAGTTAGAGAGTAAAAAAGTTGTTACCAAGTACATGTCAGAAATCAATTTTATGAGCTCTGCGGTAAAAGGTGATATTGTTGAAATTGGTATTGAGGTCGTAAAATTTGGCAAATCCTCATTAACATTAAACTGCGAAGTCCGTAATAAAATGACCCATGAGACCATCGTTACCGTTGATAATATTATTATGGTAAACCTTGGTGAGAACGGAAAACCGAAGCCTCATGGGAAAACAAAGATTGAATACGTTGTAGACCGCTTAGCCCAAGAAGACTAG
- a CDS encoding dipeptidase: protein MKHYICLLSILSVLSCGETNKKGQDTEQETVLEKAKRIHEKVITIDTHNDINVHNFTDSLNYTQRLETQINLPKMEEGGLDVTWLIVYTGQDTLTDEGYAKAEENAISKFESIHRLCEEIAPDKIELALTSDDVKRIHAAGKKVAMIGVENAYPMGNDLANFEKYYDLGARYISLAHNGHSQFSDSNTGEKDSVWLHNGLSKLGQEAVKEMNRLGIMVDVSHPSKEAMKQMIALSKAPIIASHSSARALCDHSRNLDDEQLKLMKENGGVVQTVAFSSYLNTEKDKAYNAYMKSILEKVADSMGLEWYTRNQFSSLTDTQKETFMKNYPKVKKIGAAIADKSPDTPPMVDVSDFVNHIDYIVDLIGIDYVGISSDFDGGGGIKGWSDASETFNVTLELVKRGYTEEEIAQLWGENLLRVLDEVQAVAKDMQKS from the coding sequence ATGAAGCATTATATCTGTTTATTAAGTATTTTATCTGTTCTGTCTTGTGGCGAAACCAATAAAAAAGGACAAGACACCGAACAAGAAACTGTGTTAGAAAAAGCCAAAAGAATTCATGAAAAAGTAATTACCATTGATACGCATAACGATATCAACGTCCACAATTTTACAGATAGTCTGAACTACACGCAACGTCTGGAGACACAGATCAATCTTCCTAAAATGGAAGAAGGTGGTTTGGATGTTACTTGGCTTATAGTTTATACTGGTCAAGATACATTAACCGACGAGGGCTATGCTAAAGCTGAAGAGAACGCTATTTCTAAGTTTGAGTCCATTCACCGTTTATGTGAAGAAATTGCTCCGGACAAGATAGAACTAGCCTTAACTTCAGATGACGTAAAACGTATACACGCAGCCGGTAAAAAGGTAGCCATGATAGGTGTTGAAAATGCATATCCTATGGGTAATGATTTAGCAAATTTTGAAAAGTATTATGACCTTGGAGCCCGTTACATTTCATTGGCGCATAACGGTCATAGCCAATTTAGTGATTCCAATACAGGAGAGAAAGATAGCGTATGGCTTCACAATGGTTTAAGTAAACTAGGGCAAGAAGCTGTAAAAGAGATGAATAGACTAGGAATTATGGTAGACGTATCACATCCTTCAAAAGAGGCTATGAAACAGATGATAGCCCTTTCCAAAGCGCCTATTATAGCTTCGCATTCTTCGGCAAGGGCCTTGTGTGACCATAGCAGAAACCTTGATGATGAGCAATTGAAACTTATGAAAGAAAACGGCGGAGTTGTTCAGACCGTAGCTTTTAGCTCTTACTTGAATACGGAAAAAGACAAAGCCTACAATGCCTATATGAAATCTATATTAGAAAAGGTAGCAGATTCTATGGGCCTTGAATGGTATACGCGTAATCAGTTTTCTTCATTGACCGATACGCAGAAAGAAACCTTTATGAAAAACTACCCTAAGGTGAAAAAGATAGGAGCTGCAATAGCAGACAAATCTCCTGATACTCCCCCGATGGTAGACGTATCCGATTTTGTAAATCACATAGACTACATAGTCGATTTAATAGGTATCGACTATGTAGGTATTAGTTCTGATTTTGATGGAGGTGGCGGTATTAAAGGATGGTCAGATGCTTCTGAAACCTTTAATGTTACCCTTGAACTCGTAAAAAGAGGATATACCGAAGAAGAAATTGCCCAACTATGGGGCGAAAATCTTTTGCGGGTTTTAGACGAAGTTCAAGCTGTTGCCAAAGACATGCAAAAATCCTAG
- a CDS encoding Hpt domain-containing protein, which produces MKTKNLLFQLSDLESSLTNFSSEKLTTEEAFHLKISFQHFKKNLLEMVFLSRESSNDSGNASQEKKSIARTNEFETAYPEIDLQTYEAIVEHHKSYGNVLKDLEINTAMDEKDFLIFKGKTNDNQNSDTQIDLCIILDECMGEMALLRELITLFIGNALEFMGAAKIHLQSEDFEQLDFAAHKIKAGLAMMRTDSLLEIVVQIQKGCKIDQDPKHLEFLCKCFNEEFPKVKEALDSAYVELSNN; this is translated from the coding sequence TTGAAAACGAAAAACCTACTTTTCCAATTATCGGATTTAGAGTCGAGCCTTACTAATTTTTCATCTGAAAAATTAACTACAGAAGAGGCTTTCCATTTAAAAATATCTTTTCAGCATTTTAAAAAAAATCTTTTAGAAATGGTCTTCCTGTCTAGGGAGAGCAGTAATGATTCTGGCAACGCTAGTCAAGAAAAAAAATCAATAGCAAGAACCAATGAGTTTGAAACTGCTTACCCAGAAATAGATTTGCAGACATACGAAGCTATTGTGGAACACCATAAATCTTATGGTAATGTTTTAAAAGACCTTGAAATTAATACTGCTATGGACGAAAAAGATTTTTTGATTTTTAAAGGAAAGACCAACGACAACCAAAATAGTGATACTCAAATAGACTTATGTATAATTCTAGATGAATGCATGGGCGAAATGGCCCTTTTGCGTGAGTTGATTACTCTTTTTATTGGTAATGCCCTTGAATTCATGGGAGCCGCTAAAATTCACCTTCAGAGTGAAGATTTTGAACAGTTAGATTTTGCTGCACATAAAATAAAGGCAGGATTGGCAATGATGAGAACAGACAGTCTACTCGAAATTGTTGTCCAGATTCAAAAAGGATGCAAAATAGACCAAGACCCAAAGCACCTAGAGTTTCTTTGCAAGTGCTTTAATGAAGAATTTCCTAAAGTTAAGGAGGCATTAGATAGTGCATACGTGGAGTTGAGCAACAACTAA
- a CDS encoding response regulator, translating to MIRKKLLLAEDDELLASLLNFRLKKGGYDVSHSANGKEVKEYLSSTMPDIIVSDIMMPYFSGMELIAYVRKELNSQIPIIIISSAGNEENVLNAFELGANDFISKPVSPSELLVRVARELNKN from the coding sequence ATGATTAGAAAGAAATTATTGTTGGCGGAAGATGATGAGTTACTCGCATCTCTACTCAACTTTCGACTAAAAAAAGGAGGGTATGATGTTAGCCATAGCGCCAACGGAAAAGAAGTTAAGGAATACCTATCTAGTACTATGCCGGATATCATAGTGAGCGATATTATGATGCCCTATTTCTCTGGCATGGAACTTATTGCATACGTCCGTAAAGAATTGAATTCCCAAATACCCATAATCATTATATCGTCTGCGGGAAACGAAGAAAACGTATTGAATGCATTTGAATTGGGCGCTAACGACTTTATATCAAAACCAGTAAGTCCGTCAGAACTATTGGTGCGCGTTGCCCGCGAACTGAACAAAAACTAA
- a CDS encoding HEAT repeat domain-containing protein: MLDTYGTYNGVAFITAPKINTDVLWALSIFFVGLAVIYFLSVFFFRNRISGTASRAKQSKKELSPMISEFLFYEEDANKDEKSHYISLKIEIRELLKNDFNRKILVEVLLDLRKDVSGDTQTRLFALYQDLGLEKDAFKKLKSWHWEVVSKGILELTQMQVETAYSFITKFINHKTATIRKQAEIATVTLKPEGINYFLDTTRYKISEWQQLKLLDVIRNQEGFEPPRFRMWLTSKNKHVVLFSLRLIKYYNQNDANASLIELLKHKDNQIKQEAISCIKEFYVTEAIPTLKSIFKKSNTYSKIAVLGAIAEIGSLDDLGFLNEIVKGEGDFLVSSKALLAINTIAPESVMPSEGIEVSKEYEAINKEEHIKFDTTENVGIELPEVAAAPIEITEKISTATIVENNEEIDAVEEIASILDDNEPEEISNDVHVKISIDHSIEEIREQIILKEELPENTENKIEKEKEDSEPEQIEVLQVTEIIVVDPIVVSGIPTKIRNSQAEIFSEHSLRFDFLPLVTNDKTHHNHTIPKYRPMADSENTSRDINKIDVEFDEINSIIQSDATIDNPDFDVSKIDFLPLVVDEQKVEKEISEASTLEDNEDLHGLINEINELNFLPIVMDNEVVDEQHVVDTAPEEVESKNTNSLEGYTLSDFEVQFENTKNSIPEVEEEKEQIPEENNNTSQLGPVVNDSEDVISWLLAENELRENELENDTVEPIEPIKPFADLIPEPIYYNEHEAYMMGLLDDLEEMGDHREIPLLQELLAEENQSFIKDRITGLIEQFSYTEKTIKKTSSKTPVEREMEMPAFNVFADLFKNVDTESKLLLLDEIVSVGDEKEITFLDGLLGDSDLEIRAKAQEVLKLLVEKVSRKTEFEKDLIPRPMGELPIDLSILEPFIESKTKKEYFKSKKTAFIPRDSDTLDFDFELEDTEVLDKRYDKKVLDIQVEANEVSSNDNSFLTNIIDFPKKLIGKFNG, encoded by the coding sequence TTGTTAGATACCTACGGCACATACAACGGGGTGGCTTTTATAACGGCACCTAAGATAAACACAGATGTTCTGTGGGCTTTATCTATATTTTTTGTTGGCCTTGCTGTAATCTATTTTCTCTCCGTTTTCTTTTTTAGGAATAGGATATCTGGGACGGCTTCACGAGCCAAACAAAGTAAAAAGGAACTTTCACCAATGATTAGTGAGTTCTTGTTTTATGAAGAGGATGCCAATAAGGATGAAAAATCTCATTACATCTCCCTTAAAATTGAAATACGTGAATTACTTAAAAACGATTTCAATAGAAAAATACTAGTAGAAGTACTTTTAGACCTGAGAAAGGATGTTTCTGGAGATACACAAACGCGACTCTTTGCTCTGTATCAAGATTTAGGACTTGAAAAAGATGCTTTCAAAAAACTGAAAAGCTGGCATTGGGAGGTTGTCTCAAAAGGTATTTTAGAACTTACCCAAATGCAGGTTGAAACTGCCTATAGTTTCATAACCAAATTTATTAATCACAAAACAGCTACGATTAGAAAGCAGGCAGAAATTGCCACGGTCACATTAAAACCAGAGGGAATTAATTATTTTCTGGACACAACGCGCTATAAAATATCTGAATGGCAACAATTAAAGTTGCTTGACGTGATTCGTAATCAAGAAGGTTTTGAGCCACCTAGGTTTAGAATGTGGCTTACTTCAAAAAACAAGCATGTGGTACTTTTTTCCTTAAGGCTTATAAAATATTACAATCAGAATGATGCAAATGCGTCTCTTATAGAACTGCTAAAGCATAAGGACAATCAAATTAAGCAAGAGGCAATTAGCTGTATTAAAGAGTTTTATGTTACAGAGGCTATACCTACGCTTAAATCGATTTTTAAAAAATCCAATACATATAGTAAGATTGCCGTTTTAGGTGCCATTGCTGAAATAGGAAGTCTTGATGACCTTGGTTTCTTAAACGAAATCGTGAAGGGAGAAGGCGATTTTTTAGTTTCCAGTAAGGCTTTGTTAGCTATAAATACTATTGCACCAGAGAGTGTTATGCCATCCGAAGGGATTGAGGTTTCAAAAGAGTATGAAGCTATTAATAAAGAAGAACATATAAAATTTGATACTACTGAAAATGTTGGAATTGAATTACCTGAAGTTGCTGCAGCTCCCATAGAGATTACAGAAAAAATAAGTACTGCTACTATTGTTGAGAATAATGAAGAAATAGATGCGGTAGAAGAAATAGCATCAATTCTAGATGATAATGAGCCAGAAGAGATATCTAATGATGTTCATGTTAAAATAAGTATAGACCATTCAATAGAGGAAATTAGGGAGCAGATAATCTTGAAAGAAGAGTTACCTGAGAATACCGAAAATAAAATAGAGAAAGAAAAAGAAGATTCTGAACCAGAGCAAATCGAAGTTTTACAAGTAACCGAGATAATTGTTGTTGACCCTATTGTGGTCTCAGGTATTCCAACGAAAATAAGGAATTCACAAGCGGAAATATTTTCAGAACATTCGTTAAGGTTCGATTTTTTACCTCTTGTAACAAATGATAAAACACACCATAACCATACTATACCAAAATACAGACCCATGGCAGATTCAGAAAACACCAGCCGCGACATTAATAAGATTGATGTTGAATTCGATGAAATCAATTCTATTATTCAATCTGATGCTACAATAGATAACCCAGATTTTGACGTTTCTAAAATCGATTTTCTTCCCCTTGTAGTAGATGAGCAGAAAGTAGAAAAAGAAATATCTGAAGCTAGTACTTTAGAAGATAATGAAGACCTACACGGACTTATTAACGAAATTAACGAGCTTAATTTTTTGCCAATAGTTATGGATAACGAGGTTGTGGATGAACAACATGTTGTTGATACAGCGCCTGAGGAAGTAGAGAGTAAAAATACAAATAGTTTAGAAGGTTATACGCTATCTGATTTTGAGGTTCAGTTTGAAAATACGAAAAACTCAATTCCAGAAGTAGAAGAGGAAAAAGAACAAATTCCAGAAGAGAATAATAATACCAGTCAACTAGGGCCTGTTGTTAATGACTCTGAAGATGTAATATCTTGGCTATTGGCAGAAAATGAACTTCGGGAAAATGAATTAGAAAATGATACCGTAGAACCTATAGAGCCCATTAAACCATTTGCTGATTTAATTCCAGAACCCATTTATTACAATGAACATGAAGCATATATGATGGGACTTCTTGATGATTTGGAAGAAATGGGCGATCATCGTGAGATACCATTGTTACAAGAGCTTTTGGCAGAAGAAAACCAGAGTTTTATAAAAGACCGTATTACAGGTCTTATAGAGCAGTTTTCATATACTGAAAAAACAATAAAGAAAACCAGTAGTAAAACACCCGTAGAGCGGGAAATGGAGATGCCGGCATTTAATGTCTTTGCCGATTTATTCAAGAATGTGGATACAGAATCTAAGCTGTTGCTTTTAGATGAGATTGTTTCGGTTGGAGATGAAAAGGAGATTACTTTTTTAGATGGTCTGTTAGGCGATTCTGATTTAGAAATTAGGGCCAAGGCACAAGAAGTTTTAAAATTGCTAGTCGAAAAAGTTTCTAGAAAAACCGAATTTGAGAAAGACCTTATACCAAGACCAATGGGAGAATTACCTATTGACCTTTCTATATTAGAACCATTTATAGAATCTAAGACTAAGAAAGAGTACTTCAAATCCAAGAAAACTGCTTTTATTCCAAGAGACTCAGATACTCTAGATTTTGATTTTGAATTGGAAGACACCGAGGTACTTGATAAAAGATACGATAAAAAAGTATTGGATATTCAAGTTGAAGCTAATGAAGTGTCCTCTAACGATAATTCATTTTTAACCAATATCATAGATTTTCCAAAAAAGCTTATTGGTAAGTTTAATGGATAG
- a CDS encoding glycosyltransferase family 2 protein → MDSTLFNIILDYINIVFLMFTVTLFTLFTIMGFLSTRNSIHYRKKNSFGNLSRVMASPLAPSITIIAPAYNEGMTIVENIRSLMSLRYVNYEVMVVNDGSKDDTLQKMIDAYDLVKIDQKIDPNWKNKPIRGIYKSPHRAFSKLTVIDKENGGKSDALNTGMALSTNRYVGCIDVDCLLLPDALLHVVKSFYQRSEKRVIAVGGVIRVANSCVIEGGQLEEIRLPTNWLARFQLLEYTRSFILGRMAWGSIDSLLIISGAFGFFDREIALAVGGYDTGTVGEDMEIVFKMRRYMHDRKEPYTIEYIPDPLCWTEVPEDLKILVNQRDRWARGNLETLFKHKDMFFNSKYGRLGLLSYPYWFFYEWLAPLMEFFGFFTIILFVYLGILNWDFFIAITAMVYIFSVMFSFYAILWDVYSYNEYKKTKDILTLMLCAIIEPIFFHPIVVWSAVRGNYKKLFRIKSGWGSQVRKGFAKAA, encoded by the coding sequence ATGGATAGTACTCTCTTTAATATAATCCTAGATTACATAAACATCGTTTTCTTGATGTTTACCGTAACTCTATTTACGTTATTTACCATAATGGGCTTTCTATCCACTAGAAATTCCATCCATTATAGAAAGAAAAATAGTTTTGGCAATCTTTCTAGGGTTATGGCCTCTCCTTTGGCACCAAGTATCACCATTATTGCCCCAGCTTACAATGAAGGAATGACCATTGTTGAGAACATAAGATCACTTATGTCGCTTCGTTATGTAAACTACGAGGTCATGGTGGTTAATGATGGTAGTAAAGATGATACGCTTCAAAAGATGATTGATGCGTACGACCTTGTTAAAATCGACCAAAAAATTGACCCGAACTGGAAGAATAAACCTATTCGTGGTATTTACAAATCGCCTCACAGAGCTTTTTCAAAGCTAACTGTCATCGATAAAGAAAACGGAGGAAAGTCCGACGCCTTAAATACAGGTATGGCGCTTTCTACTAACCGTTACGTAGGCTGTATAGATGTAGATTGTCTTTTGCTTCCTGATGCTTTGTTACATGTAGTGAAATCATTTTATCAACGTTCAGAAAAAAGGGTGATAGCCGTAGGCGGTGTTATACGAGTGGCCAACTCTTGTGTAATAGAAGGTGGCCAGCTTGAAGAAATACGTTTACCGACTAATTGGCTGGCAAGGTTTCAATTATTAGAATATACGCGCTCCTTTATTTTAGGAAGAATGGCTTGGGGCAGTATAGATAGTCTTCTAATTATATCCGGTGCATTTGGTTTTTTTGACCGTGAGATTGCGTTAGCTGTTGGTGGTTATGATACAGGTACCGTTGGAGAAGACATGGAGATTGTTTTTAAGATGCGTAGATATATGCATGACAGGAAAGAACCCTATACCATAGAATACATTCCCGATCCTCTCTGTTGGACGGAAGTGCCGGAAGATTTGAAAATATTGGTCAACCAAAGAGATCGGTGGGCGAGAGGTAATCTAGAGACTTTATTCAAGCACAAAGACATGTTCTTTAATTCCAAATATGGCCGTTTAGGGTTATTAAGCTACCCATATTGGTTTTTTTATGAATGGCTGGCACCACTCATGGAGTTCTTTGGTTTTTTTACCATAATACTCTTCGTTTATTTAGGGATTCTAAATTGGGATTTCTTTATCGCCATTACGGCAATGGTATATATATTCTCTGTTATGTTTTCGTTTTATGCCATTCTTTGGGATGTGTACAGCTATAACGAGTACAAGAAAACAAAAGATATTTTAACACTAATGCTCTGCGCCATCATAGAGCCCATATTTTTTCACCCCATCGTAGTATGGTCAGCAGTTAGAGGAAATTATAAGAAGTTGTTCAGAATTAAATCGGGCTGGGGATCTCAGGTACGTAAAGGCTTTGCAAAAGCCGCTTAA
- a CDS encoding LTA synthase family protein → MNTSTIDRYSLKHYTRLMISFFGSLLVLTIYQYTTLYFKGVVDVIFGTSFLIAIVHQIGFTSLIGVILAFPFNFWENLRPRYGFNLISAILLLLLIIEAMLISYFCTALVPLGSDLLGYSFNDIQMTIKNSGGISWMLPVALVAIIGMFYGFYKVTSKHYHHISKMYPFTIILFSMFMATLFIEGKPINHNKTQYLALNLYDTSTEDTSYNSDVEYPLIKSKPIENVLGDYFELKEEKPNIVFIMVEGLGRDFVGEGAEYGGFTPFLDSLTTRSLYWENCLSNTGRTFGVLPSLLGSLPFGKSGFMELEKYPNKLTLFSILKNNGYHTSFYQGTNSSFDNVDRFLQSENVDFVLDKSGFGNKYQMQEEDAAGTSWGYPDKELFKKSMSLPRAAEQPRMEVYMTISTHEPFLPPNQDFYEAKVAKILDQGSYEGKVERVIEKNENVFATLLYTDNALKYVLEEYKKQPNYDNTIFVITGDHRLIPIPQRNNISRFHVPLIMYSPLLKKTKKMSAVNSHFDVTPTLLALLEAKYELKTPKEVAWMGNALDMSEEFRSIKNIPLMRNKNELKEFVDGEKLYSDGSVYSLDENMDLGSTFGGSKSESKMQSFKAMNAYVTNNNKIIPNDLAVFTVKEEKFTDSETIWINSVYNGQDSDKGYFIARDLAFDKKFDKALLLCKYILSDVPSHIDTKILMGRVNVWQGNYDTSIKLLNECIKMNPNYIDSYAALFDVYFWSERSKEALELIKTVQENSASAHEIEDKIERARNQARKKRITAFLDKIKNTDTETAINSFESE, encoded by the coding sequence ATGAATACAAGTACAATAGATAGATATTCTTTAAAGCACTACACAAGATTGATGATTTCTTTCTTCGGTAGTCTTTTGGTGCTTACTATTTATCAATATACAACGCTATATTTTAAGGGTGTAGTGGATGTTATTTTTGGAACCAGCTTTCTAATAGCCATAGTACATCAAATAGGTTTCACGTCTTTAATTGGTGTTATACTGGCCTTTCCTTTCAATTTTTGGGAAAACCTGCGTCCACGCTATGGTTTCAATTTAATTTCCGCAATACTTCTTCTACTTTTAATTATAGAAGCTATGCTTATAAGCTATTTCTGTACGGCCTTAGTTCCTTTGGGGTCAGATTTATTGGGATATAGCTTCAATGATATTCAAATGACTATTAAAAATTCTGGAGGAATATCCTGGATGCTTCCTGTAGCACTGGTGGCTATAATAGGCATGTTTTACGGATTTTATAAGGTAACGTCAAAACATTACCATCACATTAGTAAAATGTATCCGTTTACTATTATTCTATTTAGCATGTTCATGGCTACACTTTTTATTGAGGGTAAGCCTATTAACCATAATAAGACACAATACCTAGCACTCAACCTTTATGATACTTCTACGGAAGATACTTCGTATAACTCAGATGTAGAGTATCCATTAATTAAGTCAAAACCCATAGAGAATGTTTTAGGTGATTATTTTGAACTCAAAGAAGAAAAACCCAATATCGTTTTCATAATGGTAGAAGGGCTAGGTAGGGATTTTGTTGGAGAAGGGGCCGAATATGGTGGTTTCACTCCTTTTTTGGATTCCCTTACTACCAGGTCTTTGTATTGGGAGAACTGCTTAAGCAACACGGGACGTACTTTTGGTGTATTACCATCTCTACTGGGTTCGTTACCTTTTGGTAAAAGCGGATTTATGGAGCTTGAAAAATATCCAAATAAACTCACCTTGTTCAGTATTTTAAAGAACAATGGGTACCATACTTCATTCTACCAAGGCACCAATAGCTCTTTTGACAATGTAGATCGATTTTTACAGAGCGAAAACGTAGATTTTGTTTTAGATAAGTCAGGGTTTGGAAATAAGTATCAAATGCAGGAAGAAGATGCCGCGGGTACCTCATGGGGCTACCCTGACAAAGAACTTTTTAAAAAGAGTATGAGTTTGCCACGGGCAGCAGAACAGCCGCGTATGGAGGTTTATATGACTATTAGTACTCATGAGCCGTTTCTTCCGCCCAATCAAGATTTTTACGAAGCCAAAGTAGCCAAGATATTAGATCAGGGCAGTTATGAGGGAAAGGTAGAAAGAGTAATAGAAAAGAACGAGAATGTTTTTGCTACGCTACTTTATACGGATAATGCATTAAAATATGTTTTAGAAGAATATAAAAAGCAACCCAATTATGACAACACGATTTTTGTTATTACCGGAGACCACAGATTAATACCGATACCACAACGGAATAATATAAGTCGGTTTCATGTACCGCTTATTATGTACAGTCCGCTTTTGAAGAAAACTAAGAAAATGAGTGCGGTCAATTCTCATTTTGATGTTACTCCAACATTATTGGCCCTTCTTGAGGCTAAATACGAACTTAAAACCCCTAAAGAAGTGGCATGGATGGGCAATGCGTTAGATATGAGCGAAGAGTTTCGTTCAATTAAGAACATTCCTCTAATGCGTAATAAGAACGAATTGAAAGAATTTGTTGACGGGGAAAAACTTTACTCTGATGGGTCCGTTTATTCTTTAGATGAGAATATGGATTTAGGTTCCACTTTTGGTGGTTCTAAAAGTGAAAGCAAGATGCAATCGTTTAAAGCTATGAACGCTTATGTGACGAACAATAATAAAATAATTCCTAATGACTTAGCTGTGTTTACAGTAAAAGAAGAAAAATTTACTGATAGTGAAACCATTTGGATCAACAGTGTTTATAATGGACAGGATTCAGACAAAGGTTATTTCATAGCAAGAGACCTTGCCTTTGATAAAAAATTTGATAAAGCCTTATTACTGTGCAAATACATCTTATCGGATGTTCCTAGCCATATAGACACTAAGATTCTAATGGGTAGGGTAAATGTTTGGCAAGGTAATTATGATACGTCCATCAAATTATTAAATGAATGTATTAAAATGAATCCAAATTATATTGATTCATATGCTGCTTTGTTTGATGTTTATTTCTGGTCAGAACGTTCAAAAGAAGCTTTAGAACTTATAAAAACGGTACAGGAGAATAGTGCAAGTGCTCATGAAATCGAAGATAAAATAGAGCGTGCACGTAATCAGGCAAGAAAGAAAAGAATTACTGCCTTTCTAGATAAAATTAAGAACACAGATACGGAGACGGCTATAAATTCGTTTGAATCAGAATGA